The following are from one region of the Hydrogenophaga sp. BPS33 genome:
- a CDS encoding IclR family transcriptional regulator, translating to MATEKTTDDRYTVPALMRGLQLLMLFNRDERELTGAEISRRLELPRASVFRMLQTLEQGGFVERVGDGAYYKLGLAVLRLGFEFLASMELTEHGRPVIEALRDACGYSAHVVVRDGRDAVFIAKVAGRNALFHSIQVGARLPAHATVLGRLLLSDLDLDGLRQLYPEPELPSYTPKTPSTVEQLKVLIDADRARGYGVSQGGFETGISTIAAPVFNDRGEVAAAVSITVPAQQVQPGELEVLINQVREAADRLTARISHLPERGSWQNKPTEKKVA from the coding sequence ATGGCCACCGAGAAAACCACCGACGACCGCTACACCGTGCCCGCGCTCATGCGCGGCCTGCAACTGCTGATGCTGTTCAACCGCGACGAGCGCGAGCTCACCGGTGCGGAAATCTCGCGCCGGCTCGAACTGCCGCGCGCTTCGGTGTTCCGCATGCTGCAGACGCTGGAGCAAGGCGGTTTCGTCGAACGCGTGGGCGACGGCGCCTACTACAAGCTCGGCCTGGCCGTGCTGCGCCTGGGCTTCGAATTCCTGGCGTCGATGGAGCTCACCGAGCACGGCCGCCCGGTCATCGAGGCCCTGCGCGACGCGTGCGGCTATTCCGCCCACGTGGTGGTGCGCGACGGGCGCGACGCGGTCTTCATCGCCAAGGTGGCCGGACGCAACGCCCTCTTCCACTCCATCCAGGTCGGCGCGCGCCTGCCGGCCCATGCCACCGTGCTCGGCCGCCTGCTGCTCAGCGACCTCGACCTCGACGGCCTGCGCCAGCTCTACCCCGAGCCCGAGCTGCCGAGCTACACCCCCAAAACCCCGTCCACCGTCGAACAGCTCAAGGTGCTGATCGACGCCGACCGCGCACGCGGCTATGGCGTGAGCCAGGGCGGGTTCGAAACCGGTATCTCCACCATTGCCGCCCCCGTGTTCAACGACCGGGGCGAGGTGGCCGCTGCCGTGAGCATCACCGTGCCGGCGCAGCAGGTGCAGCCCGGCGAACTCGAAGTCCTGATCAACCAAGTCCGCGAGGCGGCCGACCGCCTCACCGCCCGCATCAGCCACCTGCCCGAACGTGGTAGTTGGCAAAACAAACCAACCGAAAAGAAGGTCGCATGA
- a CDS encoding alpha/beta fold hydrolase, with protein sequence MTPLQALATFPSRTTALADGARVSYREAGSATEVTHVLLHGIGSASGSWVRQLEAAQAAQGKPVRVVAWDAPGYSGSTPVAAEWPCTDDYAQRVWAWLDALEARAPVTLVGHSLGALMAGRAALLAPSRVQRLVLLSPAGGYGKAEPAVREQKLKDRLATLERLGPQGMAQARGAAMLSPGAAPDLVEAVRDSMSQVIPAGYTQAARLLAQGTLADDVAQLRMPIAVASGNADSITTPLSCQAVAQAAGVAWNDLGVAGHACPLEAPGPVNALLGLH encoded by the coding sequence ATGACACCTCTTCAAGCCCTCGCAACCTTCCCCTCGCGCACCACCGCGCTGGCGGACGGCGCGCGCGTGTCGTACCGCGAAGCGGGTTCGGCCACCGAAGTGACGCACGTGCTGCTGCACGGCATCGGCTCGGCCTCGGGCAGCTGGGTGCGCCAGCTCGAAGCCGCACAAGCCGCACAAGGCAAGCCCGTGCGCGTCGTCGCCTGGGACGCACCCGGCTACAGCGGCAGCACGCCGGTGGCGGCCGAATGGCCTTGCACCGACGACTACGCGCAGCGGGTCTGGGCCTGGCTGGACGCACTGGAAGCGCGCGCGCCCGTCACCCTGGTGGGCCATTCGCTGGGCGCGTTGATGGCGGGCCGCGCGGCCCTGCTGGCGCCCTCGCGCGTGCAGCGCCTGGTGTTGCTCTCCCCTGCCGGGGGCTACGGCAAAGCCGAGCCCGCCGTGCGCGAGCAAAAACTGAAGGACCGCCTGGCCACGCTGGAGCGCCTCGGCCCGCAGGGCATGGCACAAGCCCGTGGCGCGGCCATGCTCTCGCCCGGCGCAGCGCCCGATCTGGTCGAAGCGGTGCGCGACAGCATGTCGCAGGTGATTCCCGCCGGCTATACGCAGGCCGCGCGCCTGCTGGCCCAAGGCACGCTGGCCGATGACGTGGCGCAGCTGCGCATGCCCATCGCGGTGGCCAGCGGCAACGCCGACAGCATCACCACCCCGCTGTCCTGCCAGGCCGTGGCGCAGGCCGCTGGCGTGGCATGGAATGATCTCGGTGTCGCGGGCCATGCGTGCCCGCTCGAAGCGCCCGGCCCGGTCAACGCCTTGCTGGGTCTGCATTGA
- a CDS encoding cupin domain-containing protein, whose protein sequence is MMRAEGQSFAQWMESRVARKASRSYDWDALKFQADYDPKYRRAQMRYVGTGGTGVNKDTNTVPAAHFTFSTMVIPAGNIGPSHIHYDVEEIFFVMRGAMKVVCEKDGERWETIVGERDLISVPPGVYREEHNVGDEDALMCVMLGSPKPITPTYPPDSPLAKIKR, encoded by the coding sequence ATGATGCGCGCCGAAGGCCAGAGCTTCGCGCAATGGATGGAATCGCGCGTGGCCCGCAAGGCCAGCCGCAGCTACGACTGGGACGCGCTGAAGTTCCAGGCCGACTACGACCCCAAGTACCGCCGCGCGCAGATGCGCTACGTGGGCACCGGCGGCACCGGCGTGAACAAGGACACCAACACCGTGCCCGCCGCACACTTCACCTTCTCCACCATGGTGATCCCGGCCGGCAACATCGGCCCGTCGCACATCCACTACGACGTGGAAGAAATCTTCTTCGTCATGCGCGGCGCCATGAAGGTGGTCTGCGAGAAAGACGGCGAGCGCTGGGAAACCATCGTGGGTGAGCGCGACCTGATCTCGGTGCCGCCCGGCGTGTACCGCGAAGAGCACAACGTGGGCGACGAAGACGCGCTGATGTGCGTGATGCTGGGCTCGCCCAAGCCGATCACGCCGACCTACCCACCGGATTCGCCGCTGGCAAAAATCAAAAGGTGA
- a CDS encoding SDR family oxidoreductase — protein MSHNEILLTGRRVLVTGAARGLGAGFAQSLVQAGARVVISDVLHDAGQQLAKDLGPNAHYVPLDLLDANSVRSGVDAAVQWLGGLDGLINNAAITNSGGKNMNQLSPETWDLVMDVNVRGTWLVTAAARAHLAASGGGRVVNLASDTALWGAPNLLAYVASKGAVIAMTKSLAREMGEDGTTVNAIAPGLTLVEATAYVPQERHEHYLKGRAIQRPQVPEDVNAAALFLLTQASGFITGQLLPVNGGFAMN, from the coding sequence ATGAGCCACAACGAAATTCTGCTCACCGGCCGCCGCGTGCTCGTCACCGGCGCGGCGCGCGGCCTGGGTGCCGGCTTCGCGCAGTCGCTGGTACAGGCCGGCGCGCGCGTGGTCATCAGCGACGTGCTGCACGACGCCGGCCAGCAACTGGCGAAGGACCTGGGTCCCAACGCCCACTACGTGCCGCTGGACCTGCTCGACGCGAACAGCGTGCGCAGCGGTGTGGACGCCGCCGTGCAATGGCTGGGCGGGCTGGACGGCCTGATCAACAACGCCGCCATCACGAACTCGGGCGGCAAGAACATGAACCAGCTCAGCCCCGAGACCTGGGACCTGGTGATGGACGTGAACGTGCGCGGCACCTGGCTGGTGACGGCCGCCGCGCGCGCGCACCTGGCCGCCAGCGGCGGTGGGCGCGTGGTCAACCTCGCGTCCGACACCGCGCTGTGGGGCGCGCCCAACCTGTTGGCCTACGTGGCCAGCAAGGGCGCGGTGATCGCCATGACCAAGTCGCTGGCGCGCGAGATGGGCGAGGACGGCACCACCGTCAACGCCATCGCCCCCGGCCTCACGCTGGTGGAAGCCACCGCCTATGTGCCGCAGGAGCGGCACGAACACTACCTCAAGGGCCGCGCCATCCAGCGGCCTCAGGTGCCCGAAGACGTCAACGCCGCCGCGCTGTTCTTGCTGACGCAAGCGAGCGGCTTCATCACTGGTCAGCTGCTGCCGGTCAACGGCGGTTTTGCAATGAACTGA
- a CDS encoding ABC transporter permease — MKDLLQRFSTALWSLAVLVVFMAAWEFGPGLLGVPEFVLPPFSRVWEEAVRIWGAERLLWHSGITAFEVVVGFILGSLLGAVIGYALGLSPKVEAVLSPYLLALQIAPKVAFAPLFVMWLGYTMSPKILVAVLIVFFPVLINVLSAMRTMDHDLINLARSFSATRWQVFRMVEFPTTLPPLFSGLRIASTLAVIGVVVGELVGGNMGLGYLLTFFEGQGNTAAVFVVIAALTVIGIFAYYAVVIAEKRVLHYLPSAERRVA, encoded by the coding sequence ATGAAAGACCTACTGCAGCGCTTCAGCACCGCGCTATGGAGCCTGGCCGTGCTGGTGGTGTTCATGGCCGCCTGGGAATTCGGCCCGGGCTTGCTCGGCGTTCCCGAGTTCGTGCTGCCGCCGTTCTCGCGCGTGTGGGAAGAGGCGGTGCGCATCTGGGGCGCGGAGCGTCTTCTCTGGCACTCGGGCATCACGGCCTTCGAGGTCGTGGTCGGCTTCATCCTGGGTTCGCTGCTGGGCGCCGTGATCGGCTATGCGCTGGGCCTCTCACCCAAGGTCGAAGCCGTGCTCTCGCCCTATCTGCTGGCGCTGCAGATCGCGCCCAAGGTGGCGTTCGCGCCGCTGTTCGTGATGTGGCTGGGCTACACCATGTCGCCCAAGATCCTGGTCGCCGTGCTGATCGTGTTCTTCCCGGTGCTCATCAACGTGCTCTCGGCCATGCGCACCATGGACCACGATCTGATCAACCTCGCGCGTTCGTTCTCGGCCACGCGCTGGCAGGTGTTCCGCATGGTCGAGTTCCCGACCACGCTGCCACCGTTGTTCTCGGGCCTGCGCATTGCCAGCACGCTGGCGGTGATCGGTGTGGTCGTGGGCGAACTCGTGGGCGGCAACATGGGCCTGGGCTATCTGCTGACGTTCTTCGAGGGACAGGGCAACACCGCTGCGGTCTTCGTGGTGATCGCCGCGCTCACCGTCATCGGCATCTTTGCCTACTACGCCGTCGTCATCGCTGAAAAGCGCGTGTTGCATTACCTGCCCAGCGCCGAGCGGCGCGTGGCTTGA
- a CDS encoding ABC transporter substrate-binding protein, with amino-acid sequence MTRAFNGTRRACLSLFAAAALVSPLAAHAQLQEITYLLPAPGTLPAFGPWMLAQAKGYYEQEGLKVTFVTARGGVDVAKQVGAGNAVIGGAIGDTPIIARAQGIPVKAVAVLGAGSLTQLVSHKDEKIESPRELKGKTVTVLAYTDTTYYALLGMLSKVGLTKNDVNIQAAGPAGVWQQFAAKKASAMAGVPDWTVSAMDAGAQVDILPADVYFKSMAQAILASDDTIAKNPQLIQKLVRATLKGMKDIMADPKAATTAYVAHVPVHKGKEASILKAFELFNQYVYAKQKVPGLMDEARLGELQKFYVTNGVVPKETPLKDLYTNQFVTGK; translated from the coding sequence ATGACCCGCGCTTTCAACGGAACCCGCCGTGCCTGCCTGAGCCTGTTCGCCGCCGCCGCGCTGGTCTCGCCCCTGGCTGCCCACGCACAACTGCAGGAGATCACCTACCTGCTGCCCGCGCCCGGCACGCTGCCCGCCTTCGGCCCCTGGATGCTGGCGCAGGCCAAGGGCTACTACGAACAGGAAGGCCTGAAGGTCACCTTCGTCACCGCGCGCGGTGGCGTGGACGTGGCCAAACAGGTCGGCGCGGGCAACGCCGTCATCGGCGGCGCCATCGGCGACACGCCCATCATCGCGCGCGCCCAGGGCATCCCGGTCAAGGCCGTGGCCGTGCTCGGCGCCGGTTCGCTCACCCAGCTCGTGAGCCACAAGGACGAGAAGATCGAGAGCCCGCGCGAGCTCAAGGGCAAGACCGTGACCGTGCTGGCCTACACCGACACCACCTACTACGCCCTGCTCGGCATGCTCAGCAAGGTCGGTCTGACCAAGAACGACGTGAACATTCAGGCCGCAGGACCGGCCGGAGTGTGGCAGCAGTTCGCGGCCAAGAAGGCCTCGGCCATGGCGGGCGTTCCCGACTGGACGGTGAGCGCCATGGACGCGGGCGCACAGGTCGACATCCTGCCCGCCGACGTGTACTTCAAGAGCATGGCGCAGGCCATCCTCGCGTCCGACGACACCATCGCCAAGAACCCGCAGCTCATCCAGAAACTGGTGCGCGCCACCCTCAAGGGCATGAAGGACATCATGGCCGACCCCAAGGCCGCGACCACCGCCTACGTGGCCCACGTGCCGGTGCACAAGGGCAAGGAAGCCAGCATCCTGAAGGCCTTCGAGCTGTTCAACCAGTACGTCTATGCCAAGCAGAAGGTGCCAGGCCTGATGGACGAAGCGCGCCTGGGCGAACTGCAGAAGTTCTACGTCACCAACGGCGTGGTGCCCAAAGAGACGCCGCTCAAGGACCTGTACACGAACCAGTTCGTGACGGGCAAGTAA
- a CDS encoding ABC transporter ATP-binding protein, whose product MNDTLHGSHPAIEFIGVDKRFPARGKNPEVLAARDVTLSIRTGEVVSLIGPSGCGKSTLLNMGSGLAKPSAGTVRVNGEPVTGPNRHVAFMLQKDLLMPWRTISQNVEFGLELRGVKAADRAAISEKLLLQCHLKGFGNSYPHQLSGGMRQRAAMARTLAVDPLVLLMDEPFSALDAQTKMILQQDLARTVAEHKKTVLFITHDLAEAVALSDRILVMSERPGTIVEEIVVDIPNRDNPMARRKHAAVGDYVSRLMDLLKLDAQTDVH is encoded by the coding sequence ATGAACGACACCTTGCATGGCTCTCACCCCGCGATCGAATTCATCGGCGTGGACAAGCGCTTTCCCGCCCGGGGCAAGAACCCCGAAGTGCTGGCAGCGCGCGATGTGACGCTGTCGATCCGCACCGGCGAGGTGGTGTCGCTCATCGGTCCTTCGGGCTGCGGCAAGAGCACGCTGCTCAACATGGGGTCGGGCCTGGCCAAACCTTCGGCCGGCACGGTCAGGGTCAATGGTGAACCCGTGACGGGTCCGAACAGGCACGTGGCCTTCATGCTGCAGAAGGACCTGCTCATGCCCTGGCGCACGATTTCGCAGAACGTGGAATTCGGCCTGGAGTTGCGCGGTGTGAAGGCCGCCGACCGTGCCGCGATTTCCGAGAAGCTGCTGCTGCAATGCCACCTCAAGGGTTTTGGCAACAGCTATCCACACCAACTCTCCGGTGGCATGCGCCAGCGCGCGGCCATGGCGCGCACGCTGGCGGTCGATCCGCTGGTGCTGCTGATGGACGAGCCTTTCTCCGCGCTGGACGCGCAGACCAAGATGATCCTGCAGCAGGACCTGGCGCGCACCGTGGCCGAGCACAAGAAAACGGTGCTCTTCATCACCCACGACCTGGCCGAAGCCGTCGCGCTGTCCGACCGCATCCTGGTGATGAGCGAGCGCCCCGGCACGATCGTCGAAGAAATCGTGGTGGACATCCCCAACCGCGACAACCCGATGGCGCGCCGCAAGCATGCCGCCGTGGGCGACTACGTCTCGCGCCTGATGGACCTGCTCAAGCTCGACGCGCAGACCGACGTGCACTGA